The Pseudoalteromonas rubra nucleotide sequence TCAAACCGACCCAATGGCTTTGGTGACTGTGCGAGTCTCGAAAGCGACGCTGCAATTGTCGACAAAGCCTGCTCCACTTATCAGTACCATGCTTGTGTGGATGACAACCGCAACTGGCAGCTGACCACCAGCAAAGGCAGCTGGGACATGGGCTTTGCGAACTGTCAGAGCCTGGGCGGCAGCTATCAGTTTGCGATGCCATTCAACGCCTATGAACATGTTCAGCTGCAAAACGCCATCGGCAACAGTTCAGAGCACCATTGGGTGAACTATTACAAGGCATTCAACTCTTTCTGGTTGTCTAACTCTGCTGAATATATCGACTGGCAGTACGTGAAAAACAACGCAATAGGCTCGACCAGTAAAGGCAACGCCTTCAACGATATTGCTTTATTAAAGCGTAAAGCTCTGGTGGGCGGCACCTTTAACCTCAGCTCAGTACGGGTTCGCTCAAACAATCGGGTGGATGGGTTTCAGGCTTGTTACGAGACCAAACAAAGCCTGTCACATGCTAGTGTGGGCACATCCGAGTTGTGTGTTACTTACGGTGGCAGCGGCGGTAGCTGGGGCAATAAACTGACCTTTGATACCAGCAAAGGCGAGCATCTGAAGAGTCTGCAGATCTGTAAAGACGATGGCAAATATGGCTACGATACCGTGTACTACCTGAAGCTGACTTCCAGCAATGGCAATTCGGTCAAAGGGGGGACAGCCTCTGGCAGTTGTACAACCTACTCAGCCAGTGCCAGCCAACAATTGTTTGCCTTTCATGGCACCGAGAATAAAGAACTGAATTCACTGGGTGTTTACCGTATCGCCAGTTCACAGGTCAACGGCGGCCTCTATGCAACAGGCTGGCTTGACCGCGATGACCCGGCCAGTGGTGATAACGAGCTGTTCAGCTCACACCAGTCTGCGGGCAACATTGCAGCCAGTTGCAGCACCAATGATGTTGCAGGCGTCGTTGCGCGAGTCAAAGGCAGCAAGCTGGACTCAAACCTGAGCGGGCAAAACCTGGTCAACAACAGCTCTGGCTTTGCCTGCTGGAACTCCAGCAATGGCGGGAACAGCAGTTACACCACCTGCGAAGACTATGAAGTGAGATACTTTTTTACCAAGTCGAGCTGTTTGCCGTAAGTAAGCGTATAAACCACTGCACTCTATCTGCCATAGAGTGCAGTAACACAAAGCGCGATTACAGCTAATCTACCTCTACATGAGTTACTTTGCAGCTACCGCCAGGAGTATCCTGAGAGTAAGCAACCGTAGAAAGCTTTCGATTCGCCATCTTGGCCGCCATCACAAGCGAGTAGAAGTTTTCACATTCCTTTGAAGCGATTGGGCAATAGAGGTTATTCCATGCACAATCTGTTGAAAACGGCTTATCAAAAGACATATAAAATACCTGGCCAGCATGGCTACCCAGACGCTTGATATTCACCTGATGTTGCGTAAAGTGCTTAGTACTTGCTTGTGTGCTTATACATACAAAAGACAGAACAATTAAAAAGTATTTCATTAAAAATCCATTTGTTGGTGACTGAATTATGAGACAGCCTGTTATTGTCCCTTTATTGTACACTAGCAAGTGGGGTGTATGAAATGTAAACAACCTTTTTTCTGATAAAATCCGTCTCTCGCACAACAACTCAGTGCTATCTAATTTGATATCGCTATTTCGTTATGGGTCCACATTCGGCGTCAACACTTGCGTCGACGACAAGGTTTCCTGCGGCCCCACTTTAGCCGCACCGCCGATAATATGGAGTTGCTCGTTTAACGAGACAGAGCCATGTCCGTGACGTGGCTGAGGCAAGTCCGGCAGCGCCTGCCACTGATTGGTCTGCGGATCGTAAGCCCAAACCTCATCGAAGGCTTTACCTGCCTGCCAGTTACCTTTCGGGCCAAACACCTCGCCGCCCGACACTATGATTTTGCCATCCAGTACACTGGCCGACAAACCGCCGGAAGCCACCGGCAGCGGCGCAATAGACGTCCAGGTTTCAGCTTTTGTATCATACACTTCCGCGTAACTCAGATTAGCACCATCCTGGCCTGATGTACGTCCACCAATAACATAGATCTTATGACCAATGACTGCACTGGCAGCAGAATTTCTGACCAGGCTCGCTGATTTCAGCTTTCGCCAGTAGGAGTTGTTAATAAGCACATAGTGGGCGTCGGTATCGACATTTTTACCAGTCTCTCTAGAAACCGTTTTACCGCCAATCACATGAATATTCTTACCGACATTGGCATACACAGATTCAGCCAATGGAATAGGCAGCGACGGGCCGGTGCGCCACACTTGTAAATTACCATCCAGGCGGAATACAGAGCTTTGAATTTCCCAGGCGCTGCCTTTAGCGCCCGTAAAGCCACCGATACCATAAATGAAGTGCCGATTACTAACCATACCAAGGTGGTGACGTGGCGCAGGTAAGGACGGTGCTTTTGTCCAGAATTCTTTTGCCGGGTTAAGTAGAAAGACGTCTGTGCTTGGACCTAGCCCCGAAAAGGACGGAGAGTCAGAGGGTGTGAATCCGCCCCCAACAAAAATACGTTCATTAAATACAGCAGGATATACTTCTTGCAGTGCCATGGGTAAGTCTGGACCTGCTGTCCAGTTGTAGGCCTGGCTTGGTGTGTTGCTCTGGGTGGCCTGAAGTGAACCCGATAGCAGCAGACATAGGATACTTGCTGATAAATGTCGCATTCTTGCTCCTTAAAACTCTGTGATCTGGTTATACGTTGTTGTAATAGCACAAGATCAGATATTGTGCCCTCATCTGACGTACTGTTACCGCAAAATATAACCAACATCAACAAAAAGCCGTTGTATGCACTGCTCAGTGAGTCCTAATCCAGCTTTATGTCACAGAGATAAAAGAGCAAGCAGACACACTCATCAGCATGCCTTGCTTAGGCTTATTTAGCCAGCTCCTGACGCACAATTTCAGCGCCGGCACTAAGTGCATTCAGTTTGCCCCGGGCAATGTCACGGGCAAGCGGTGCCATACCACAATTGGTGCAGGGATAAAGCTTATCGGCATCCACATATCTCAGTGCTTCTCTGAGTGTTGCTGCGACTTCCTCAGGCGTTTCTATGGTATCCGTTGCCACATCAATGGCTCCCACCATGACTTTTTTGCCTCGAACCAGGGATAATAACTCAACAGGCACCCGCGAGTTGTGGCACTCCAGCGAGATAATGTCTATGTTCGACTTTTGCAGCTTAGGAAATACTTCCTCGTACTGACGCCACTCTGAACCCAGCGTTTTTTTCCAGTCAGTGTTGGCTTTAATACCGTAGCCATAGCAAATGTGTACCGCAGTTTCGCACTTAAGGCCTTCGATGGCCCGCTCCAGACAGGCAATGCCCCAGTCATTCACTTCATCAAAGAAGACATTAAAAGCCGGTTCATCAAACTGGATAATGTCGACACCGGCCGCTTCCAACTCTTTAGCTTCCTGATTCAATACCTTGGCGAACTCCCAGGCCAGCTTTTCGCGGCTCTTATAGTGAGCGTCGTATAAGGTATCCACCATGGTCATCGGACCGGGCAGTGCCCATTTGATAGGTTGATTGGTCTGCTGGCGTAAAAACCGAGCATCCTCAACAAAGACCGGCTTTTGACGACTGATCGGTCCAACCACAGTGGGTACACTGGCATCATAGCGGTCGCGAATTTTAACTGTTTTACGGTTTTCGAAATCCACACCGTCGAGGTGCTCAATAAAGGTGGTCACAAAGTGCTGACGGGTTTGCTCGCCATCGCTGACAATATCAATCCCTGCCAGTTGCTGCTCCAGCAACGACACTCGCAGTGCATCTTGTTTGCCGTCAACGAGCGCCTGATCTTCAAGTTTCCAGGGAGACCACAACACCTCAGGCTGTGCCAGCCATGAAGGTTTAGGTAAGCTACCAGCGGTGGACGTAGGTAAAAGTGTTTTCATAATATTTGCCGTTTATTCTCGTTAACTATCAGGCGTAGTTCGCCGACCACTGCTCAAGCACACTTTGGTAAGGTTTAATAAAGTGCTCATGGGCAAATTTACCCTGCTCCACCGCCAGTCTGCTGCGCTCCTCACGGTCATAAACGATTTGCGTCAGAGAATGGTCCAGGTTTTTCAGATTTGGCTGATAGCGCTGACCGGCAACCGCATTGGCGTTATAAATCTCAGGGCGATAGATCTTCTGGAACGTTTCCATGGTGCTGATAGTGCTGATCAATTCCAGGTTGGTGTAATCATTCAGCAAATCACCAAAGAAGTAGAATGCCAGCGGGGCCACACTATTAGGTGGCATAAAGTAGCGTACTTGCAGGCCCATTTTTTTAAAATATTGCTCAGTCAGCGACGACTCATTAGGCTCATACTCATAGCCCAGCACCGGATGCTGATTTTCAGTTCTTTGGTAGATTTTGCTGTCTGACACGCTCAGGCAGATAACCGGCAGTTTTTTAAAGTTTTGTTTATAGGCGCTTGAATTCACGAAATGTTTGAACAGTTTGCCGTGCAACTCCCCAAAGCCTTCAGGAATGCTAAACTGCGACTTACCTTTATTGTGGTCCAGCAATACCACACTGAAGTCATAGTCTCGTACATACGATGAGAAGTTATTACCGACTATGCCTTCGATGCGATCACCGGTTTTGTGATCGATGATGTTGGTTTTTAGCACTTCAATCGATGGGAAAGCCTCTTTGTTACCCGCCACGTCGATATCGACCGAGATGATTTCCAGCTCAATGGCATAGCGGTCACCGTTGGGGTTATCCCAGTTAGCCAGCGCATTGAAACGATTGTCTATCATCTTTAGTGCATTACGCAGGTTGGCCTGGCGGCTTTCCCCTCTGGCCAGGTTAGCAAAGTTAGTGGTGATCCGTGTGCTGTCTGACGGATGGTAGTTTTCATCAAAAATGATGCTTTTAACTGTAAAAGTAAACTCGTTATTCATGGCGTTCTGGTATCCAATATTCTGTGATTAACCCAAATGTACAATGTGCTCTTCCCGGTGCAGCGCATGCACTTAGCCATCGTTAAGCTAGCCTGGCGTTTGGAGCAATTACATTGTTACCCGGACAAGCACTTGAAGAAAAACGGTTTAATTTCACCTAAAACTTGAGTTGTATTCATGGTTGTTGCGAGAACCTGGCATTTTGCAGGGGGCTCATAGAAAAATGGCAACTAAAACACCCAGAAATAAAAACACCTAGCCATCCAGATGCTTAAATTGAATTTACTTCATGTAAAACGTGAGGAATATTCAAAGCTTATCTGAAAAGCCACAGACATTATCTTGATATACTCGCTCAGAACGTGGCGAACCGGTTACCAACAGACGAACCGTCGATATGCTCGCCACCCGTCTAACCCCATATAATATAATGAGAAAAACGGAATGAGTGACTTGTTGTTATTGATAGCATGCTGCGCCTTATTAGGCAGCGGTGTTGGTTTTCTGGCCGGGCTCCTTGGCATTGGTGGAGGGCTGGTTATTGTCCCGGTCCTGAGCAGTATTTTGCTGTATTTTGCGGTCCTGCCTGCGGAGCAGGTGATAGTTGCCGCCATCGCTACCTCTTTGGCCTCTATTCTGTTTACCTCAACTTCATCAGCCATCGCTCACCATAAAAATGGCAATGTGCCCTGGGAACTTGCCCCCTGGATTATGACCGGGGTTGCGCTGGGTGCGCTGATCAGTGGTTTTTTAGCCGCCATGTTGCCCGAGCAAATCGTGCGCTGGGTCTTCGCCGTCAGTGTGGT carries:
- a CDS encoding methionine synthase, whose protein sequence is MKTLLPTSTAGSLPKPSWLAQPEVLWSPWKLEDQALVDGKQDALRVSLLEQQLAGIDIVSDGEQTRQHFVTTFIEHLDGVDFENRKTVKIRDRYDASVPTVVGPISRQKPVFVEDARFLRQQTNQPIKWALPGPMTMVDTLYDAHYKSREKLAWEFAKVLNQEAKELEAAGVDIIQFDEPAFNVFFDEVNDWGIACLERAIEGLKCETAVHICYGYGIKANTDWKKTLGSEWRQYEEVFPKLQKSNIDIISLECHNSRVPVELLSLVRGKKVMVGAIDVATDTIETPEEVAATLREALRYVDADKLYPCTNCGMAPLARDIARGKLNALSAGAEIVRQELAK
- a CDS encoding phosphatidylinositol-specific phospholipase C domain-containing protein, translating into MKPSNTLALLLAGAVATSCLSFAVSAAIETDDEKVTRLDLQGQIDNFAPFSKTLWAGAHNAYASHAWSKGTYTDVNQYYSPKSLLKRGIRVMEFDIYPEGTFDSTPMLCHNSLENKAICSSFHAKLSEGLDDIKDFLKDNPDEVVLLKIESYKHNDHKNWHNKIGERLEKDIGDYLLMPSDWGYADKSCASLPVSHLTKRDILAAGKQLVAVVQTPRDHSNLCSYHSSGSYSKFWNTVFIGVDAFDANGNLQSNQPFCQNGSNECVNGDQTAHYLANNMTVIIDGATQLNPDGPSSSKTGSNVISKWANKGAQILELALVEANNTSAASGYGANEVQIEDFIWSWKSNRPNGFGDCASLESDAAIVDKACSTYQYHACVDDNRNWQLTTSKGSWDMGFANCQSLGGSYQFAMPFNAYEHVQLQNAIGNSSEHHWVNYYKAFNSFWLSNSAEYIDWQYVKNNAIGSTSKGNAFNDIALLKRKALVGGTFNLSSVRVRSNNRVDGFQACYETKQSLSHASVGTSELCVTYGGSGGSWGNKLTFDTSKGEHLKSLQICKDDGKYGYDTVYYLKLTSSNGNSVKGGTASGSCTTYSASASQQLFAFHGTENKELNSLGVYRIASSQVNGGLYATGWLDRDDPASGDNELFSSHQSAGNIAASCSTNDVAGVVARVKGSKLDSNLSGQNLVNNSSGFACWNSSNGGNSSYTTCEDYEVRYFFTKSSCLP
- a CDS encoding DUF1852 domain-containing protein, coding for MNNEFTFTVKSIIFDENYHPSDSTRITTNFANLARGESRQANLRNALKMIDNRFNALANWDNPNGDRYAIELEIISVDIDVAGNKEAFPSIEVLKTNIIDHKTGDRIEGIVGNNFSSYVRDYDFSVVLLDHNKGKSQFSIPEGFGELHGKLFKHFVNSSAYKQNFKKLPVICLSVSDSKIYQRTENQHPVLGYEYEPNESSLTEQYFKKMGLQVRYFMPPNSVAPLAFYFFGDLLNDYTNLELISTISTMETFQKIYRPEIYNANAVAGQRYQPNLKNLDHSLTQIVYDREERSRLAVEQGKFAHEHFIKPYQSVLEQWSANYA
- a CDS encoding Kelch repeat-containing protein yields the protein MRHLSASILCLLLSGSLQATQSNTPSQAYNWTAGPDLPMALQEVYPAVFNERIFVGGGFTPSDSPSFSGLGPSTDVFLLNPAKEFWTKAPSLPAPRHHLGMVSNRHFIYGIGGFTGAKGSAWEIQSSVFRLDGNLQVWRTGPSLPIPLAESVYANVGKNIHVIGGKTVSRETGKNVDTDAHYVLINNSYWRKLKSASLVRNSAASAVIGHKIYVIGGRTSGQDGANLSYAEVYDTKAETWTSIAPLPVASGGLSASVLDGKIIVSGGEVFGPKGNWQAGKAFDEVWAYDPQTNQWQALPDLPQPRHGHGSVSLNEQLHIIGGAAKVGPQETLSSTQVLTPNVDP